A portion of the Streptomyces platensis genome contains these proteins:
- a CDS encoding type 1 glutamine amidotransferase translates to MRALVIVHDHLSTAGHVGERLAERGYELDELLVVPAERYTTPDVDVAFPAAEHYGLILTLGAPWSVARRNAWIEAELALLRSAHRAGVPVLGICFGGQALATALGGGVEAAPRFELGWSRLTTDAPELVGAGPWFQFHGERWLLPPGARELARNDVASQAFVCGRSWGVQFHPEVTPEVLQAWFDEDGAAIAAEVGVDPEQLVAELRADLPAVRARARTLVDAFLDHIAGSGSK, encoded by the coding sequence ATGCGTGCCTTGGTCATCGTTCACGACCATCTGTCCACCGCGGGCCACGTGGGCGAGCGGCTGGCCGAACGGGGCTATGAGCTCGACGAACTGCTCGTCGTGCCGGCCGAGCGGTATACGACCCCGGACGTCGACGTGGCGTTCCCGGCGGCCGAGCACTATGGCCTGATCCTGACGCTGGGTGCTCCATGGTCGGTGGCGCGGAGGAACGCCTGGATCGAGGCGGAACTGGCCCTGCTGCGCTCGGCGCACCGGGCCGGGGTCCCGGTGCTCGGCATCTGCTTCGGCGGCCAGGCGCTGGCCACCGCGCTCGGCGGGGGCGTCGAGGCCGCCCCGCGCTTCGAACTGGGCTGGAGCCGCCTGACGACCGACGCACCGGAGCTGGTCGGGGCGGGCCCCTGGTTCCAGTTCCACGGGGAGCGCTGGCTGCTGCCGCCGGGCGCCCGGGAGCTGGCGCGCAACGACGTCGCCTCACAGGCCTTCGTCTGCGGCCGCTCCTGGGGCGTGCAGTTTCATCCGGAGGTGACGCCGGAGGTGCTCCAGGCGTGGTTCGACGAGGACGGGGCGGCGATCGCGGCCGAGGTGGGCGTCGACCCGGAGCAGTTGGTGGCCGAATTGCGGGCAGATCTCCCTGCCGTCCGCGCGCGGGCCCGCACGTTGGTGGACGCTTTCCTTGATCACATAGCCGGGAGCGGGTCCAAATGA
- a CDS encoding MFS transporter, which produces MSEMTQDRRPGSGRISAAESVDDGTVYRKPVAPNAKRPRHTGILLVILGAVFMALLDATVVNVATPTMRTDLDTTGSALQLIVSGYTISYAALLITGARLGARHGFRTVFLAGLATFTLASFGCGLAPGAGVLIAARVVQGIGAGLMVPQIYSLIQLTFEGPARARALSLYAAVIAVAVVVGQVAGGLLVSADLFGTGWRPVFLINVPVGLALLAAAVRLLPAGAPPSAKGLDLPGLVTLTATLLLLVVPLVLGHEQHWPLWTTLCLSAVVPMAVVFVLVERGVARRGGAPLVPGRVLRSKDLVCGAAALFFGMAGYAGFLFSFSQHLQSGLGESATHAGLAFAPLAVGIATGSLTWQKLPARWHLPMIAAACALTAAGYLGIGWALRTGGHGGLVLPALQLLWGLGLGYTTSPLLTLALSRIEPADASDASGVLTTVPQLAQVVGVAAYGSVFLALADRPGTAGAAGAPSAVVSAQALYATALPAAAGALLGALALLPLLRTRR; this is translated from the coding sequence ATGAGTGAGATGACCCAGGACCGCCGGCCCGGATCCGGCCGGATATCCGCCGCCGAATCCGTGGACGACGGCACGGTGTACAGGAAGCCCGTTGCCCCGAACGCAAAACGACCGCGGCACACCGGAATTCTTCTCGTCATTCTCGGCGCGGTCTTCATGGCGCTGCTGGATGCCACCGTGGTGAATGTCGCCACCCCGACCATGCGGACCGATCTCGACACCACCGGTTCCGCACTCCAGTTGATCGTCTCCGGCTATACGATTTCCTATGCGGCGCTGCTGATCACCGGCGCCCGGCTCGGTGCCCGGCACGGCTTCCGGACCGTCTTCCTGGCCGGTCTCGCCACCTTCACCCTCGCCTCGTTCGGCTGTGGTCTGGCGCCGGGGGCGGGGGTGCTGATCGCCGCCCGGGTGGTGCAGGGCATCGGGGCGGGGCTGATGGTCCCGCAGATCTACAGCCTGATCCAGCTGACCTTCGAAGGCCCCGCCAGGGCACGGGCGTTGAGCCTGTACGCGGCGGTGATCGCGGTCGCCGTGGTCGTCGGCCAGGTCGCCGGCGGACTGCTGGTCAGTGCGGATCTGTTCGGCACCGGCTGGCGCCCGGTCTTTCTGATCAATGTGCCGGTCGGGCTGGCGCTGCTGGCCGCCGCGGTACGGCTGCTGCCCGCCGGGGCGCCCCCGTCGGCCAAGGGCCTGGACCTGCCCGGCCTGGTCACCCTGACGGCCACGCTGCTGCTGCTCGTCGTCCCGCTGGTCCTGGGCCACGAGCAGCACTGGCCGCTGTGGACGACGCTCTGTCTGAGCGCGGTGGTCCCGATGGCCGTGGTGTTCGTGCTGGTCGAGCGGGGGGTCGCACGGCGCGGCGGGGCTCCGCTGGTGCCCGGCCGGGTGCTGCGCTCGAAGGACCTGGTGTGCGGTGCGGCCGCGCTGTTCTTCGGCATGGCCGGTTACGCCGGCTTCCTCTTCTCCTTCTCCCAGCATCTCCAGTCGGGGCTGGGCGAGTCCGCGACCCACGCCGGTCTGGCCTTCGCCCCGCTGGCCGTCGGCATCGCCACCGGCAGCCTCACCTGGCAGAAGCTGCCCGCCCGATGGCATCTGCCGATGATCGCCGCGGCCTGCGCCCTGACCGCGGCCGGTTACCTCGGCATCGGGTGGGCCCTGCGCACCGGCGGCCACGGCGGTCTCGTCCTGCCGGCGCTCCAGCTCCTCTGGGGCCTCGGTCTCGGGTACACCACCAGCCCGCTGCTGACCCTCGCGCTGTCCCGGATCGAGCCCGCGGACGCCTCGGACGCCAGCGGGGTGCTCACCACCGTCCCGCAGCTCGCGCAGGTGGTCGGGGTCGCGGCGTACGGCAGCGTCTTCCTGGCCCTCGCGGACCGTCCCGGGACCGCGGGCGCCGCCGGTGCGCCGTCGGCCGTCGTCTCGGCGCAGGCCCTGTACGCGACCGCGCTGCCGGCGGCGGCCGGCGCCCTGCTGGGGGCGCTGGCGCTGCTCCCGCTGCTGCGCACCCGGCGCTGA
- a CDS encoding helix-turn-helix transcriptional regulator → MSSTNPRSPAAAAARRGELAAFLRLRRERITPADVGLPAGPRRRTPGLRREEVAQRAGVGIAWYTWLEQGRAINPSVQVLDAIARALLLGPAEREHLHRLAGVPGAAACVPARQPLPSEAQTILDSLNPLPAGMVSAGYDVLAFNDAYAALDPRMVLLPPADRNVLWRLFTADEENQPLVDWEREVSFMVSHLRAEFGRRLHDQHWRAYIRKLSEASPLFVDMWARHEVTAPVTHRKRFRTVDGREVTITATGFTTVAVPDAKMWIYTPADGDAVRVLGELLGRYRESGAAGLVAAGAGGPGG, encoded by the coding sequence GTGTCCAGCACCAACCCCCGTTCCCCAGCCGCCGCGGCCGCCCGGCGCGGTGAACTCGCCGCGTTTCTGCGGCTCCGCCGGGAGCGCATCACCCCGGCGGACGTCGGACTGCCCGCCGGCCCGCGGCGGCGCACCCCGGGACTGCGCCGCGAGGAGGTCGCCCAGCGCGCCGGTGTCGGAATCGCCTGGTACACCTGGCTCGAACAGGGCCGGGCCATCAACCCGAGTGTGCAGGTGCTCGATGCGATCGCCCGCGCGCTGCTGCTCGGCCCGGCCGAACGCGAGCATCTGCACCGGCTCGCCGGGGTCCCCGGGGCCGCGGCCTGTGTCCCGGCGCGGCAGCCGCTGCCGTCCGAGGCGCAGACCATTCTGGATTCCCTGAATCCCCTGCCGGCCGGCATGGTGTCCGCCGGTTATGACGTGCTGGCATTCAATGACGCCTATGCGGCACTCGATCCCCGTATGGTGCTGCTCCCGCCGGCCGACCGTAATGTGCTGTGGCGCCTCTTCACCGCGGACGAGGAAAACCAGCCGCTCGTCGACTGGGAACGCGAAGTCTCCTTCATGGTCAGCCACTTGCGCGCCGAATTCGGGCGCCGGCTCCATGACCAGCACTGGCGCGCGTATATCCGGAAACTCTCCGAGGCGAGCCCGCTTTTCGTGGACATGTGGGCCCGGCACGAAGTCACCGCACCGGTCACCCACCGCAAGCGATTCCGGACGGTCGACGGCCGCGAGGTCACCATCACGGCGACCGGATTCACGACAGTGGCCGTCCCGGACGCCAAGATGTGGATTTATACGCCGGCCGACGGGGATGCCGTCCGGGTGCTCGGTGAACTCCTGGGCCGCTACCGGGAGTCCGGGGCCGCCGGGCTGGTGGCCGCCGGTGCGGGCGGCCCGGGGGGCTGA
- a CDS encoding MarR family winged helix-turn-helix transcriptional regulator, which yields MNGDRSTGDADKDVQAKLGDTPVRHERMAAVAHLYRAAAAVRQHFENSVLRGVELTWTSFVVLWVVWIGGERETRRVAEDAGISKGTLTGVARTLQSRGLLERKDHPTDGRLALLALTPEGERLMARVFPEFHAEEVFVTEGLSDDEALDLAELLGRIVAQVETRGEERRLELLDGQDPRPRRSGRRAKR from the coding sequence GTGAACGGGGACCGTTCCACCGGGGACGCGGACAAGGACGTACAGGCCAAGCTCGGGGACACCCCCGTGCGCCACGAGCGGATGGCCGCGGTCGCACACCTCTACCGCGCCGCGGCGGCCGTACGGCAGCACTTCGAGAACTCCGTACTGCGCGGTGTCGAGCTGACCTGGACCTCCTTCGTCGTGCTGTGGGTGGTGTGGATCGGGGGCGAGCGGGAGACCCGCCGGGTCGCCGAGGACGCCGGGATCTCCAAGGGCACGCTCACCGGCGTCGCCCGCACCCTTCAGAGCCGCGGCCTGCTGGAGCGCAAGGACCATCCGACCGACGGACGGCTCGCCCTGCTCGCGCTGACGCCCGAGGGCGAGCGGCTGATGGCCCGGGTCTTCCCCGAGTTCCACGCCGAAGAAGTCTTCGTCACCGAGGGGCTGAGCGACGACGAGGCGCTGGACCTGGCGGAGCTGCTGGGCCGGATCGTGGCGCAGGTCGAGACCCGGGGCGAGGAGCGGCGGCTGGAGCTGCTGGACGGCCAGGACCCGCGCCCGCGGCGGAGCGGACGCCGGGCGAAGCGGTAG
- the dusB gene encoding tRNA dihydrouridine synthase DusB: MTLLQIGPHAVQPPVVLAPMAGITNAPFRTLCREFSGGKGLFVSEMITTRALVERNEKTMQLIHFDETEKPRSIQLYGVDPDTVGKAVRMIADEDLADHIDLNFGCPVPKVTRKGGGSALPYKRNLLRSILREAVANAGALPVTMKMRKGIDDDHITYLDAGRTAAEEGITAIALHGRTAAQHYGGTADWDAIARLKEHVPEIPVLGNGDIWSAEDARRMMRETGCDGVVVGRGCLGRPWLFGDLVAAFEGTGTYAQPTLKEVAAVMRRHATLLGEWIGDEARGVIDFRKHVAWYTKGFSIGSEMRRGLAVTSSLDELDALLSELDLDQPWPAGADGPRGRTSGRNRVVLPDGWLDDPYDCAGVDAGAELDTSGG; the protein is encoded by the coding sequence ATGACTCTGCTCCAGATCGGTCCGCACGCGGTGCAGCCGCCCGTGGTCCTCGCGCCCATGGCCGGGATCACCAATGCCCCGTTCCGGACGCTGTGCCGGGAGTTCAGCGGCGGCAAGGGCCTCTTCGTCAGCGAAATGATCACGACGCGGGCGCTGGTCGAGCGCAATGAGAAGACCATGCAGCTGATCCACTTCGACGAGACCGAGAAGCCGCGCTCGATCCAGCTGTACGGCGTCGACCCGGACACCGTCGGCAAGGCCGTCCGCATGATCGCGGACGAGGACCTCGCCGACCACATCGATCTGAACTTCGGCTGCCCGGTCCCGAAGGTGACCCGCAAGGGCGGCGGCTCGGCGCTCCCGTACAAGCGGAATCTGCTGCGCTCGATCCTGCGGGAGGCGGTCGCGAACGCGGGCGCGCTGCCGGTGACGATGAAGATGCGCAAGGGCATCGACGACGACCACATCACCTACCTCGACGCGGGGCGCACCGCGGCCGAGGAGGGCATCACGGCCATCGCGCTGCACGGGCGCACCGCGGCCCAGCACTACGGCGGCACCGCCGACTGGGACGCCATCGCCCGCCTCAAGGAGCACGTCCCGGAGATCCCGGTGCTCGGCAACGGCGACATCTGGTCGGCCGAGGACGCCCGGCGGATGATGCGGGAGACCGGCTGCGACGGCGTGGTCGTGGGGCGCGGCTGTCTGGGGCGCCCGTGGCTGTTCGGGGACCTGGTCGCCGCCTTTGAGGGGACCGGCACGTACGCTCAGCCGACGCTCAAGGAGGTCGCCGCCGTCATGCGGCGGCACGCCACCCTCCTCGGTGAGTGGATCGGTGACGAGGCGCGCGGTGTGATCGACTTCCGTAAGCATGTCGCCTGGTACACCAAGGGCTTCTCGATCGGCTCCGAGATGCGCCGCGGCCTCGCGGTGACCTCCTCCCTCGACGAGCTGGACGCACTGCTGTCGGAGCTGGACCTGGACCAGCCGTGGCCGGCGGGCGCGGACGGCCCGCGCGGCCGTACGTCGGGCCGCAACCGGGTCGTGCTGCCGGACGGCTGGCTGGACGACCCGTACGACTGCGCGGGCGTGGACGCGGGCGCGGAGCTGGACACCTCGGGCGGCTGA
- a CDS encoding MFS transporter codes for MPELSRRRRFLVLAICCMSLLIVSLDNTILNVALPSVQRDLHATVAGMQWTIDAYTLVLAALLMLAGSTADRLGRRRVFVTGLVVFAAGSLLCSLAPSLEWLVVFRMVQAVGGSMLNPVAMSIITNTFTEPRERARAIGVWGGVVGISMAAGPVIGGLLVQSIGWRSIFWINVPIGALALFLTLRYVPESRAPRPRRVDPVGQLLVIGLLGSLTYAIIEAPDAGWASPEILAFVLLALACLAGLIGYERRRREPLIDLRFFHSAPFSGATVVAVCAFAALAGFLFINTLYLQNIRGLSALDAGLYMLPMAGMTLIFAPLSGRLVGSRGPRLSLLLAGAAMGASGLLFAAFDAQSADPLMFTGYVLFGIGFGLVNAPITNTAVSGMPRTQAGVAAAVASTSRQVGQSLGVAVIGAVLASGAHATATADAFLAAGRPAWWIIAGCGAAVLLLGALTTGRWARATADRTAALFEEEAPGYRPADARS; via the coding sequence ATGCCTGAGCTCAGCCGTCGACGGCGTTTTCTGGTGCTGGCGATCTGCTGTATGAGCCTGCTGATCGTCAGCCTCGACAACACCATCCTCAATGTCGCGCTGCCCTCCGTACAGCGTGACCTGCACGCCACGGTCGCCGGCATGCAGTGGACCATCGACGCCTACACCCTGGTGCTGGCGGCGCTGCTGATGCTGGCCGGCTCCACCGCCGACCGGCTCGGGCGGCGCCGGGTCTTCGTGACCGGACTGGTGGTCTTCGCGGCCGGCTCGCTGCTGTGCAGCCTGGCGCCGAGTCTGGAGTGGCTGGTGGTCTTCCGGATGGTGCAGGCGGTCGGCGGCTCGATGCTCAACCCCGTCGCGATGTCGATCATCACCAATACCTTCACCGAGCCGCGCGAGCGGGCCCGTGCGATCGGCGTGTGGGGCGGCGTCGTCGGCATCAGCATGGCGGCCGGGCCGGTGATCGGCGGGCTGCTGGTGCAGAGCATCGGCTGGCGCTCCATCTTCTGGATCAACGTCCCGATCGGCGCCCTCGCGCTCTTCCTGACCCTGCGCTACGTCCCCGAATCGCGCGCCCCCAGGCCGCGCCGCGTCGACCCGGTCGGCCAGCTGCTGGTGATCGGGCTGCTCGGCTCACTCACCTACGCGATCATCGAGGCCCCGGACGCCGGCTGGGCGTCCCCGGAGATCCTGGCGTTCGTGCTGCTCGCACTGGCCTGTCTGGCCGGTCTGATCGGCTATGAGCGGCGCCGCCGGGAACCCCTGATCGACCTGCGGTTCTTCCACAGCGCGCCGTTCAGCGGGGCCACGGTCGTGGCGGTCTGCGCCTTTGCCGCGCTGGCCGGCTTCCTGTTCATCAATACGCTGTATCTCCAGAACATCCGCGGCCTGTCCGCTTTGGACGCCGGTCTCTACATGCTCCCCATGGCCGGGATGACGCTGATCTTCGCGCCGCTGTCGGGACGGCTGGTCGGCAGCCGCGGGCCCCGGCTCTCCCTGCTCCTGGCCGGGGCCGCGATGGGGGCCAGCGGGCTGCTCTTCGCGGCGTTCGACGCCCAGTCGGCGGACCCGCTGATGTTCACCGGCTATGTCCTGTTCGGCATCGGGTTCGGCCTGGTCAACGCGCCGATCACCAACACCGCGGTGTCCGGGATGCCCCGTACCCAGGCCGGGGTGGCCGCCGCGGTCGCCTCCACCAGCAGACAGGTCGGACAGTCGCTCGGCGTCGCGGTAATCGGCGCCGTACTGGCGAGCGGGGCGCATGCCACCGCCACCGCGGACGCCTTCCTCGCGGCCGGCCGCCCGGCGTGGTGGATCATCGCCGGCTGCGGCGCGGCCGTCCTGCTGCTCGGCGCACTGACCACCGGCCGCTGGGCGCGGGCGACCGCCGACCGCACGGCAGCACTCTTCGAGGAGGAGGCCCCGGGGTACCGGCCGGCGGACGCGCGGTCTTAG
- a CDS encoding DUF6232 family protein, translating into MTSTDPAEQSWNPPEEARDTHGGPPPAAPPPPPAAPPQPPAGPPPAADPYPDVAPAASGQPIIGVDLRVSKRLLWVGDAYYPLQNVARVYTLTIHPRRKEAVLLFVKRLLLLGLATVLLLLLAATSSGFGSSGDDSGGVTALVVIAAGAALVYSLVEMLKVLSAPPHFVLAVETTGPSTAVVTSPDPHQLRGLAHQIAHAIENPAAEFTVRVNTVSISPKHYYFGDNVNMYGGTGNVGMAS; encoded by the coding sequence ATGACGTCAACGGACCCGGCGGAGCAGTCGTGGAACCCGCCGGAAGAGGCCCGGGACACCCACGGCGGCCCGCCGCCCGCGGCCCCACCGCCGCCGCCCGCTGCCCCGCCGCAGCCACCGGCCGGTCCGCCGCCCGCCGCCGATCCCTACCCCGATGTGGCACCGGCGGCATCGGGACAGCCGATCATCGGGGTCGATCTGCGGGTCAGCAAGCGGCTGCTCTGGGTCGGTGACGCCTACTACCCGCTCCAGAACGTCGCGCGGGTATACACGCTCACCATCCACCCCCGGCGCAAGGAGGCCGTCCTGCTCTTCGTGAAGCGGTTGCTGCTCCTTGGGCTGGCAACGGTTCTTCTCCTCCTGCTTGCCGCCACCAGCAGCGGCTTCGGGAGCAGCGGCGACGATTCCGGCGGTGTCACCGCCCTCGTGGTGATCGCGGCGGGTGCCGCGCTGGTCTACTCCCTGGTGGAGATGCTGAAGGTGCTCAGCGCGCCCCCGCACTTCGTTCTGGCCGTCGAGACGACGGGCCCCTCCACCGCCGTGGTGACCAGCCCCGACCCGCACCAACTGCGGGGGCTCGCCCACCAGATCGCGCACGCGATCGAGAACCCCGCGGCCGAGTTCACGGTGCGGGTGAACACCGTCTCGATCAGCCCCAAGCACTACTATTTCGGGGACAACGTCAACATGTACGGCGGCACCGGCAACGTGGGGATGGCGAGCTGA
- a CDS encoding helix-turn-helix transcriptional regulator, protein MTVDPFLPQPATGPGGAAAPPYGTAPRDDAARRAELAAFLRSRRERITPEQVGLPRGARRRTPGLRREEVAHLGAVGVTWYTWLEQARDIHVSPQVLDAVARALLLDRAERSHLFALAGAVDPMPGRECTGVTRELWQLLHQLTPFPAVVQNSRFDILAYNRTYGRLLCDLDAVPEEDRNCMWLAFTHPVWRAGLGDLEATLGVMAAKFRASMAEHLAEPAWKALVARLMEASPEFREIWAQHEVLRPVSAVKVFRHPRVGPLQLTATSLWTGPNPGPKLLYYTPVDETSRERLEQLAAEPAALAAV, encoded by the coding sequence ATGACCGTGGACCCGTTCCTGCCGCAGCCTGCCACAGGCCCCGGTGGCGCCGCCGCCCCGCCGTACGGCACCGCCCCGCGCGATGACGCCGCCCGCCGGGCCGAGCTGGCCGCCTTTCTGCGCAGCCGACGGGAGCGGATCACGCCCGAGCAGGTCGGACTGCCGCGCGGCGCCCGCCGGCGTACGCCCGGACTGCGCCGCGAGGAGGTCGCGCACCTGGGTGCGGTCGGGGTCACCTGGTACACCTGGCTCGAACAGGCCCGGGACATCCATGTATCGCCGCAGGTCCTGGACGCGGTGGCCCGTGCGCTGCTGCTCGACCGCGCCGAGCGCAGCCATCTGTTCGCGCTGGCGGGGGCGGTCGATCCGATGCCCGGCAGGGAGTGCACGGGCGTCACGCGGGAGTTGTGGCAACTGCTGCACCAGCTCACGCCGTTCCCCGCGGTCGTCCAGAACAGCCGGTTCGACATTCTCGCCTACAACCGCACCTACGGCCGTCTGCTGTGCGATCTCGATGCGGTGCCCGAAGAGGACCGCAACTGCATGTGGCTGGCGTTCACCCACCCCGTGTGGCGGGCCGGCCTCGGCGACCTGGAGGCCACGCTGGGGGTGATGGCCGCCAAGTTCCGGGCGTCGATGGCCGAGCATCTCGCCGAGCCGGCCTGGAAGGCGCTGGTCGCGCGGCTGATGGAGGCCTCGCCGGAGTTCCGTGAGATCTGGGCGCAGCACGAGGTCCTGCGCCCCGTCAGCGCCGTGAAGGTCTTCCGGCATCCGCGGGTGGGTCCCCTCCAGCTGACCGCCACCAGCCTGTGGACGGGGCCCAACCCCGGCCCCAAGCTGCTGTATTACACGCCCGTGGACGAGACGTCCCGGGAGCGGCTGGAGCAGCTGGCGGCCGAACCGGCGGCGCTCGCGGCGGTGTGA